The proteins below come from a single Acidovorax sp. NCPPB 4044 genomic window:
- a CDS encoding MlaE family ABC transporter permease — protein sequence MTARTDVLPALPDRLWRGARGWALAWWRIVHLGAVVAVLMLSPSSYGRATRARLARHMYLDTAPILLGFTALAALLCLVITRIVVVTALSYGLSRYALEMVVRVLVLELIPLTAALFVALRTTIPGGTQLALLRLSGHWEALRARGADPVRVELLPRVVAGIYACITLAALSCVVALVMAYLGVYGANTAGLPAYTRMFGQVFTPPVTLVFALKTLLFSLAVALIPMAAGLHATGDPRARSELGGFARMFAVLLLIEVASLMGNYY from the coding sequence GCTCTGGCGCGGCGCGCGCGGCTGGGCGTTGGCGTGGTGGCGCATCGTGCACCTGGGGGCCGTGGTGGCGGTGCTCATGCTCTCGCCGTCGAGCTACGGCCGCGCCACGCGCGCACGCCTCGCGCGGCACATGTACCTGGACACGGCTCCCATCCTGCTGGGCTTCACGGCGCTGGCCGCGCTGCTGTGCCTGGTGATCACGCGCATCGTGGTGGTCACGGCGCTGAGCTACGGCCTCTCGCGCTACGCGCTGGAGATGGTGGTGCGGGTGCTGGTGCTCGAACTCATCCCGCTCACGGCGGCGCTCTTCGTGGCGCTGCGCACCACCATCCCGGGCGGCACGCAGCTCGCGCTGCTGCGGCTGTCGGGTCACTGGGAGGCGCTGCGCGCGCGCGGCGCCGACCCGGTGCGCGTGGAGCTGCTGCCGCGCGTGGTCGCGGGCATCTATGCCTGCATCACGCTCGCGGCACTTTCCTGCGTGGTGGCGCTCGTCATGGCCTACCTGGGCGTCTACGGCGCCAACACGGCGGGGCTGCCGGCCTATACGCGCATGTTCGGGCAGGTGTTCACGCCGCCCGTCACGCTGGTGTTCGCGCTCAAGACGCTGCTGTTCAGCCTGGCCGTGGCGCTCATCCCCATGGCCGCGGGCCTGCACGCCACCGGTGACCCGCGCGCCCGCTCCGAGCTGGGCGGCTTCGCCCGCATGTTCGCCGTGCTGCTGCTGATCGAGGTCGCCTCGCTCATGGGCAACTACTACTGA
- a CDS encoding MlaD family protein, giving the protein MNDPRPEPPPPPADSTEALLRPVSHLERKAAALLLFTLALIVGSGLYLLYARGVFEPTQQLVLTADDSEGVVAGMDVTFSGFPIGRVRRTELSDDGNVRILVDVPRKDAHWLRESSVFTLVRGIVGGTTIKAYSGILTDPPLPDGAVRPVLRGDATAEIPQLMSAARELLSNLQAMTAQDAALGGTLANVRTLTERLNAPGGALGVLMGSDAEAKKIATTLDRTNQLLARIDGMAAKADRQVFGAAGEAGLVADVRSTVVQLNGLLADTRQSLAKVDAVLAEAQAIGANAREATTDLGALRADVESNLRKVEGLVNEIQRKWPFARDTEIKLP; this is encoded by the coding sequence ATGAACGATCCCCGCCCCGAACCCCCGCCCCCGCCGGCGGATTCCACCGAGGCGCTGCTGCGCCCCGTGTCGCACCTGGAGCGCAAGGCCGCCGCGCTGCTGCTCTTCACGCTCGCGCTGATCGTCGGCTCGGGGCTGTACCTGCTCTATGCGCGCGGCGTGTTCGAGCCCACGCAGCAGCTCGTGCTCACAGCCGACGATTCCGAGGGCGTGGTCGCCGGCATGGACGTGACCTTCTCGGGCTTTCCCATCGGGCGCGTGCGCCGCACCGAACTGTCGGACGACGGCAACGTGCGCATCCTGGTCGACGTGCCGCGCAAGGACGCGCACTGGCTGCGCGAATCGAGCGTGTTCACGCTGGTGCGCGGCATCGTGGGCGGCACCACCATCAAGGCCTACAGCGGCATCCTGACCGACCCGCCGCTGCCCGACGGCGCCGTGCGCCCGGTGCTGCGCGGCGACGCCACGGCCGAGATCCCGCAGCTCATGTCGGCCGCGCGCGAGCTGCTGTCCAACCTGCAGGCCATGACCGCGCAGGACGCGGCCCTGGGCGGCACGCTCGCCAACGTGCGCACGCTGACCGAGCGGCTCAACGCGCCCGGCGGCGCGCTCGGCGTGCTCATGGGCAGCGACGCCGAGGCGAAGAAGATCGCCACCACGCTGGACCGCACCAACCAATTGCTGGCGCGCATCGACGGCATGGCCGCCAAGGCCGACCGGCAGGTGTTCGGCGCGGCCGGCGAGGCGGGCCTGGTGGCCGACGTGCGCAGCACCGTGGTCCAGCTGAACGGCCTGCTGGCCGACACGCGCCAGAGCCTGGCCAAGGTGGACGCCGTGCTGGCCGAGGCCCAGGCCATCGGCGCCAATGCGCGCGAGGCCACCACCGACCTGGGCGCGCTGCGCGCCGACGTGGAGAGCAACCTGCGCAAGGTCGAGGGCCTGGTCAACGAAATCCAGCGCAAATGGCCTTTCGCGCGAGACACGGAGATCAAGCTGCCATGA
- a CDS encoding NAD(P)H-hydrate dehydratase codes for MHRIISDTPHALFGVVATRRIERTAMDALAPYTLMERAGQAVARLALAVAPHARRVWIACGAGNNGGDGLEAALRLHRHGLAVQVSWLGSADTAPADARHAWERVRSAGVPCIDGAPDGLGADDLCIDALLGIGLAARPDGARPPDPRLQALLHAVRGSAAPVLCVDGPSGLQADTGQYLPGLELEQAPSAAPRHTLGLLTAKPGWFTGVGRDAAGHVWLDSLGVDAAEAAATAWLSGPGMPARRAHASHKGSYGDVAVVGGEPLGARGMGMTGAALLAASAALHGGAGRVLVALLDGDGADALAVDPLQPEAMLRRFDALEMDNATVVCGCGGGQAVRRVLPRVLSGAPRLVLDADGLNAVASDAALASQLQAREARHGANPTVLTPHPLEAARLLGRDTAAVQADRLGAAQALADRFRCVVVLKGSGSAIAAPGQVVHINPTGNARLATGGTGDVLAGFLGAAWAARPGGAGAAFEAARAACHAHGLAADRWPAGRPLTASELARHLSPC; via the coding sequence ATGCACCGCATCATCTCCGACACCCCGCACGCCCTTTTCGGCGTCGTCGCCACGCGCCGCATCGAACGCACCGCGATGGACGCCCTGGCCCCTTACACGCTGATGGAGCGTGCCGGGCAGGCCGTGGCGCGGCTGGCTCTGGCCGTGGCCCCGCATGCGCGGCGCGTCTGGATCGCCTGCGGGGCCGGCAATAACGGGGGCGATGGCCTGGAAGCCGCGCTGCGCCTGCACCGCCACGGCCTCGCGGTGCAGGTGAGCTGGCTCGGCAGCGCGGACACGGCGCCGGCCGATGCCCGGCATGCCTGGGAGCGGGTGCGGTCAGCCGGCGTGCCATGCATCGACGGTGCGCCCGACGGCCTGGGCGCCGACGACCTGTGCATCGATGCACTGCTGGGCATCGGCCTCGCGGCCCGGCCGGACGGTGCACGCCCGCCCGATCCCCGGCTGCAGGCGCTGTTGCACGCGGTGCGCGGCAGCGCCGCGCCCGTGCTCTGCGTGGACGGGCCTTCTGGATTGCAGGCCGACACGGGCCAGTACCTTCCCGGCCTGGAGCTCGAGCAGGCCCCTTCGGCAGCGCCGCGCCACACGCTCGGCCTGCTCACCGCCAAGCCCGGCTGGTTCACCGGCGTGGGGCGCGACGCCGCAGGCCATGTATGGCTGGACAGCCTGGGCGTGGATGCCGCCGAGGCAGCCGCCACAGCCTGGCTCTCCGGGCCGGGCATGCCCGCCCGCCGCGCACATGCCTCCCACAAGGGCAGCTACGGCGATGTGGCGGTGGTCGGGGGCGAGCCCCTCGGAGCCCGGGGCATGGGCATGACCGGCGCTGCGCTGCTGGCCGCCTCGGCGGCGCTGCACGGAGGCGCAGGCCGCGTTCTGGTGGCGCTGCTGGACGGCGATGGCGCCGATGCCCTCGCGGTGGACCCGCTTCAGCCCGAAGCCATGCTGCGCCGCTTCGACGCACTCGAGATGGACAACGCGACGGTGGTGTGCGGCTGCGGCGGCGGGCAGGCCGTCCGCCGCGTACTGCCGCGCGTGCTGTCCGGGGCGCCGCGGCTGGTGCTCGATGCGGACGGCCTCAACGCCGTAGCGTCCGACGCCGCTTTGGCCTCGCAGTTGCAGGCCCGCGAGGCCCGCCATGGCGCGAACCCGACCGTGCTCACGCCGCATCCGCTGGAGGCGGCCCGGCTGCTCGGCAGGGACACGGCGGCCGTGCAGGCCGACCGCCTGGGTGCGGCGCAGGCGCTGGCCGACCGCTTCCGGTGCGTGGTGGTGCTCAAGGGATCGGGCAGCGCCATCGCCGCGCCGGGCCAGGTCGTGCACATCAACCCGACCGGCAACGCACGCCTGGCCACGGGAGGAACGGGCGACGTGCTCGCAGGTTTCCTGGGGGCCGCCTGGGCGGCCCGGCCCGGGGGAGCCGGAGCGGCTTTCGAGGCGGCCCGCGCCGCGTGCCACGCGCATGGCCTGGCAGCCGACCGGTGGCCTGCAGGCCGGCCGCTCACGGCTTCGGAATTGGCCCGCCACCTGTCACCCTGCTGA
- a CDS encoding FAD-dependent oxidoreductase, with protein sequence MHIAIVGAGIVGTATAYELACDGHAVTVFEQRGAAAEEASFANAGLLSPAPLIPWAAPGIGGPARQRFWGRHAAIRLAQGAGLSELRWLWRHRRAAKGPMAESAVAALARFGLYSHARMRQVAQSLELDPESSQGVLVLLRSPADLERVQPAVRLLRDAGVRVLDVDTATARLIEPGLGVDNELAGALHVPEGESGNCRLFAQMLRYAAQARGAQFVFQARVASLRSAPAGVLLAGEPDARRFDAVVVCAGLAAAGLVRPMGTPAPMAALHGYTISAPVREDTHAPQGTVIDPVHRLTITRQGQRVRVGGGAELGAGDGTQHAATLQTLYNAASGWFPGGAQWSSPQVQTWRGARPMLPDGLPLVGASGAPGVWINAGHGACGWALACGSARVVADLIAQRAPEVDVQSFGVRRF encoded by the coding sequence ATGCACATCGCCATCGTCGGCGCCGGGATCGTCGGCACCGCCACCGCTTATGAACTGGCCTGCGACGGGCACGCCGTCACGGTTTTCGAACAGCGCGGCGCTGCGGCCGAGGAGGCGAGCTTCGCCAATGCCGGCCTGCTCTCCCCCGCCCCGCTGATTCCCTGGGCCGCGCCCGGCATCGGCGGGCCCGCGCGGCAGCGGTTCTGGGGCCGGCATGCGGCGATCCGGCTGGCGCAGGGAGCGGGGCTGTCCGAGCTGCGGTGGCTGTGGCGGCACCGGCGCGCCGCCAAGGGCCCCATGGCCGAATCGGCCGTGGCGGCGCTCGCCCGTTTCGGCCTGTACAGCCATGCCCGCATGCGGCAGGTGGCGCAATCGCTGGAACTGGACCCCGAAAGCAGCCAGGGAGTGCTCGTCCTGTTGCGCTCGCCCGCCGATCTGGAAAGGGTGCAGCCCGCCGTGCGGCTCCTGCGGGACGCGGGCGTGCGCGTGCTGGACGTGGATACCGCCACCGCCCGGCTGATCGAGCCCGGGCTGGGCGTGGACAACGAACTCGCCGGTGCGCTGCACGTGCCGGAAGGCGAATCCGGCAACTGCCGGCTGTTCGCGCAGATGCTGCGCTACGCCGCGCAGGCACGGGGCGCTCAGTTCGTGTTCCAGGCGCGTGTGGCGTCGCTGCGCTCGGCGCCGGCCGGCGTGCTGCTGGCCGGCGAGCCCGACGCCCGCCGCTTCGACGCGGTGGTGGTCTGCGCCGGGCTGGCCGCGGCCGGGCTGGTGCGGCCGATGGGCACACCGGCCCCGATGGCTGCGCTGCACGGCTACACCATCAGCGCGCCGGTGCGCGAGGACACGCATGCGCCGCAGGGCACGGTCATCGATCCCGTGCACCGGCTCACCATCACGCGACAGGGGCAGCGGGTGCGCGTTGGCGGCGGTGCGGAACTGGGCGCGGGCGACGGAACGCAGCATGCCGCCACGCTGCAGACCCTCTACAACGCGGCCTCGGGGTGGTTTCCCGGCGGCGCCCAGTGGTCATCGCCGCAGGTGCAGACCTGGCGCGGCGCCCGTCCGATGCTGCCGGACGGCCTGCCGCTGGTGGGCGCCAGCGGCGCGCCGGGTGTGTGGATCAATGCCGGCCACGGTGCCTGCGGCTGGGCCCTGGCCTGCGGCAGCGCCCGGGTGGTGGCAGACCTCATCGCCCAACGCGCTCCCGAGGTGGACGTGCAGAGCTTCGGCGTGCGGCGCTTCTGA
- the rpsB gene encoding 30S ribosomal protein S2 gives MSVTMREMLEAGVHFGHQTRFWNPKMAPFIFGHRNKIHIINLEKSLPLFQDAQKFAKQLTANRGTILMVGTKRQAREILATEAQRAGVPFVDQRWLGGMLTNFKTVKTSIKRLKDMKAQQEAGLETMSKKEQLTFTREVEKLEKDIGGIQDMNALPDAIFIIDVGFHKIAVAEAKKLGIPLIGVVDSNHSPEGIDYVIPGNDDSAKAVALYARGIADAIIEGRANAVNDVAKAVAPEGSDEFVEVEETAA, from the coding sequence ATGTCCGTCACCATGCGCGAAATGCTGGAAGCCGGTGTCCACTTCGGTCACCAAACCCGTTTCTGGAACCCCAAGATGGCCCCGTTCATCTTCGGCCATCGCAACAAGATCCACATCATCAACCTGGAAAAGTCGCTGCCGCTGTTCCAGGACGCACAGAAGTTCGCCAAGCAGCTCACGGCCAACCGCGGCACGATCCTCATGGTCGGCACGAAGCGCCAGGCCCGTGAGATCCTGGCCACCGAAGCGCAGCGCGCCGGCGTGCCTTTCGTCGACCAGCGTTGGCTGGGCGGCATGCTGACCAACTTCAAGACCGTCAAGACCTCCATCAAGCGTCTGAAGGACATGAAGGCCCAGCAGGAAGCCGGCCTGGAAACCATGAGCAAGAAAGAGCAACTCACGTTCACGCGTGAGGTCGAGAAGCTCGAGAAGGACATCGGCGGCATCCAGGACATGAACGCCCTGCCGGACGCCATCTTCATCATCGACGTCGGCTTCCACAAGATCGCCGTCGCCGAAGCCAAGAAGCTGGGCATCCCGCTGATCGGCGTGGTGGACTCCAACCACTCTCCTGAAGGCATCGACTACGTGATCCCCGGCAACGATGACTCGGCCAAGGCCGTGGCCCTGTACGCCCGCGGCATCGCCGACGCCATCATCGAAGGCCGCGCCAATGCGGTGAACGATGTTGCCAAGGCCGTGGCCCCCGAAGGCTCGGACGAATTCGTGGAAGTGGAAGAAACCGCTGCCTGA
- the tsf gene encoding translation elongation factor Ts — protein MAAITASMVAELRAKTDAPMMECKKALTEADGDLAKAEELLRVKLGTKAGKAASRITAEGVVSASINGTNGGLIEVNSETDFVSKNDSFIALAKAAADLVAQHNPADVAALGALPYSQDGFGPTLEDVRKGLVGKIGENMSFRRFKHFGGSSKLASYLHGTRIGVVVEFDGDEAAAKDVAMHIAAMKPVALTSADVPADLIEKERSVAAAKAAEDKAKAEAEGKPVQSDEIVAKRIEGGVQKYLKEVSLFNQAFVKNDKQTVEQMLKAAGTTVKGFTLYVVGEGIEKKVDDFAAEVAAQVAAAKAAA, from the coding sequence ATGGCTGCAATTACCGCAAGCATGGTCGCCGAACTGCGCGCAAAGACCGACGCGCCCATGATGGAATGCAAGAAAGCCCTGACCGAGGCGGATGGCGATCTGGCCAAAGCCGAAGAGCTGCTGCGCGTCAAGCTGGGCACCAAGGCCGGCAAGGCTGCATCCCGCATCACCGCCGAAGGCGTGGTGTCCGCGTCGATCAACGGCACGAACGGTGGCCTGATTGAAGTGAACAGCGAAACCGACTTCGTCAGCAAGAACGACAGCTTCATCGCCCTGGCCAAGGCCGCGGCCGACCTGGTGGCCCAGCACAACCCCGCCGATGTAGCGGCCCTGGGCGCGCTGCCCTACAGCCAGGACGGCTTCGGCCCCACGCTGGAAGACGTGCGCAAGGGCCTCGTGGGCAAGATCGGCGAGAACATGAGCTTCCGCCGCTTCAAGCACTTCGGCGGCAGCTCCAAGCTGGCCTCCTACCTGCACGGCACGCGCATCGGTGTCGTGGTCGAATTCGACGGCGACGAAGCCGCTGCCAAGGACGTCGCGATGCACATCGCCGCCATGAAGCCCGTGGCCCTGACCAGCGCCGACGTGCCTGCCGACCTGATCGAGAAAGAGCGTTCGGTCGCCGCGGCCAAGGCTGCGGAAGACAAGGCCAAGGCCGAAGCCGAAGGCAAGCCGGTGCAATCCGACGAAATCGTTGCTAAGCGCATCGAAGGCGGCGTGCAGAAGTACCTGAAGGAAGTGTCCCTGTTCAACCAGGCCTTCGTGAAGAACGACAAGCAGACCGTGGAGCAGATGCTCAAGGCCGCCGGCACCACGGTGAAGGGCTTCACGCTCTACGTGGTGGGCGAAGGCATCGAGAAGAAGGTGGATGACTTCGCTGCTGAAGTCGCCGCCCAAGTGGCTGCTGCCAAGGCCGCTGCCTGA
- the pyrH gene encoding UMP kinase: MTLAAPAHKRILLKLSGEALMGDDAFGINRATIVRMVEEIAEVTRLGVQVAVVIGGGNIFRGVAGGSVGMDRATADYMGMLATVMNALALADAMDKQGLTARVMSAIAIEQVVEPYVRPKALQYLEEGKVVVFAAGTGNPFFTTDTAAALRGAEIGAEVVLKATKVDGVYTADPKKDPTATRYTKLTFDEAMGRNLGILDATAFALCRDQKLPIRVFSIIKHGALLRVVMGEDEGTLVYA, from the coding sequence ATGACCCTCGCCGCCCCAGCCCACAAGCGCATTCTGCTCAAGTTGTCTGGCGAGGCCCTCATGGGCGACGATGCGTTCGGTATCAACCGGGCCACCATCGTCCGCATGGTGGAGGAGATCGCCGAGGTGACGCGCCTGGGCGTGCAGGTCGCCGTGGTGATCGGGGGCGGAAATATCTTTCGCGGCGTGGCGGGTGGTTCGGTCGGCATGGACCGCGCGACGGCCGACTACATGGGGATGCTGGCCACGGTCATGAACGCCCTGGCGCTCGCGGATGCGATGGACAAGCAAGGCCTCACGGCACGCGTCATGTCCGCCATCGCCATCGAGCAGGTGGTCGAGCCCTATGTGAGGCCCAAGGCGCTGCAGTACCTCGAAGAGGGCAAGGTGGTGGTTTTTGCCGCTGGCACGGGCAACCCGTTCTTCACGACGGATACCGCGGCCGCCCTGCGGGGCGCCGAGATCGGCGCCGAGGTGGTGCTCAAGGCCACCAAGGTGGACGGCGTCTACACGGCCGATCCCAAGAAGGACCCCACGGCAACGCGCTACACGAAGCTCACGTTCGACGAGGCCATGGGGCGCAACCTGGGCATCCTCGACGCCACGGCGTTCGCGCTCTGCCGGGATCAGAAGCTGCCTATCCGTGTCTTCTCGATCATCAAGCACGGAGCGCTCCTGCGCGTGGTGATGGGTGAGGACGAAGGCACGCTGGTGTACGCTTGA
- the frr gene encoding ribosome recycling factor — MTIADIKKNAEAKMDQSIVAFKNNLSKIRTGRANPALLDSVQVEYYGSTVPLSQVANVTLLDARTISVQPWEKGMGAKIEKAIRESDLGLNPASMGELIRVPMPPMSEERRKEMTKLARNEGESAKIAVRNLRRDANEAVKKLVKDKLASEDEQKRAEADIQKVTDKHIAEVDTLVSSKEQEIMAV, encoded by the coding sequence ATGACGATTGCCGACATCAAGAAAAATGCCGAAGCCAAGATGGACCAGTCCATCGTGGCCTTCAAGAACAATCTCTCGAAGATTCGCACGGGCCGTGCGAATCCCGCCTTGCTGGACAGCGTCCAGGTCGAGTACTACGGCTCCACGGTGCCGCTCTCGCAGGTGGCCAACGTGACGTTGCTCGATGCGCGCACCATCAGCGTCCAGCCCTGGGAAAAGGGCATGGGCGCCAAGATCGAAAAGGCCATTCGCGAAAGCGATCTGGGCCTGAATCCCGCTTCCATGGGGGAGCTGATCCGGGTTCCGATGCCGCCGATGAGCGAAGAGCGCCGCAAGGAAATGACCAAGCTGGCGCGCAATGAAGGCGAAAGCGCGAAGATTGCCGTGCGCAACCTGCGCCGCGACGCCAACGAGGCCGTGAAGAAGCTCGTCAAGGACAAGCTCGCTTCCGAAGACGAGCAAAAGCGCGCAGAAGCCGATATCCAGAAGGTCACCGACAAGCACATCGCCGAGGTCGATACCTTGGTGAGCAGCAAGGAACAGGAAATCATGGCGGTCTGA
- the uppS gene encoding polyprenyl diphosphate synthase, with amino-acid sequence MPHSPSAIPHHIAIVMDGNGRWATRRFLPRLAGHKQGVDALKQCARDCVERGVGVLTVFAFSSENWNRPAEEVSGLMDLLAKALSREVPQLRKDGVRLHFVGEKSTLSEKVRAGLAQAEAATAHNTRLVLNVCFNYGGRWDIAQAASALAARGEPITEASLHTAMGLAHVPDPDLVIRTGGEMRISNFLLWQCAYSELYFSDRLWPDFNAEALDQAIAAYGARERRFGKTSEQLVAPPTSSVCA; translated from the coding sequence ATGCCCCATTCTCCTTCTGCCATTCCCCACCACATCGCCATCGTCATGGATGGCAATGGGCGGTGGGCCACGCGCCGTTTTTTGCCTCGGCTGGCAGGCCACAAGCAGGGCGTGGACGCCCTGAAGCAATGCGCCCGCGACTGCGTCGAGCGGGGCGTTGGCGTATTGACTGTGTTTGCGTTCTCTTCGGAGAACTGGAATCGTCCCGCCGAAGAAGTCTCGGGCCTGATGGACCTGCTGGCCAAGGCGCTGTCCCGAGAAGTTCCGCAACTGCGCAAGGATGGCGTGCGCCTTCATTTCGTGGGAGAGAAGTCCACGCTCTCAGAGAAGGTCCGGGCCGGCCTCGCCCAGGCGGAAGCGGCCACCGCGCACAACACCCGGCTGGTTCTCAACGTGTGCTTCAACTACGGCGGCCGATGGGACATCGCCCAGGCAGCATCGGCGCTCGCCGCGCGCGGCGAGCCGATCACCGAAGCCAGCCTCCACACGGCCATGGGACTGGCCCACGTGCCCGACCCCGACCTCGTGATCCGCACCGGCGGCGAAATGCGCATCAGCAACTTCCTGCTCTGGCAATGCGCATATTCCGAGCTGTATTTCAGCGACCGTCTCTGGCCCGACTTCAATGCCGAGGCGCTGGACCAGGCCATCGCAGCCTATGGCGCGCGCGAGCGCCGTTTCGGCAAGACTTCCGAACAGTTGGTGGCGCCTCCGACATCGTCGGTGTGTGCTTGA
- a CDS encoding phosphatidate cytidylyltransferase: MLLPRILTAIVLLAILLPALFAGSVLPFAIVVLVMMAAAAWEWGRMQGYGNPAAIGVGVVCVLLCAASWAAGWTDRSLPWLWSMAGAAWVLCGAWLLRAGVAGWPRIPHAVRLAGGVIALWLAWLAVVQARTIGINFLLSVLVLVWVADVFAYFAGRTFGLRFTRSKLAPSISPGKSWEGVWGGMAGVVVLAFAWAAADSTWHAAVPSFYTRLAAQGWWLLVIGAVFMACMSVVGDLVESLVKRSVGVKDSSNLLPGHGGVLDRVDALLPTLPLAMMLTHFAAP, encoded by the coding sequence ATGCTGCTACCGCGCATCCTCACGGCCATCGTCCTGCTGGCCATCCTGCTGCCCGCGCTCTTCGCCGGTTCCGTTCTACCCTTTGCGATCGTCGTGCTGGTCATGATGGCTGCGGCGGCCTGGGAATGGGGCCGCATGCAGGGGTACGGCAATCCAGCCGCCATCGGGGTGGGGGTCGTCTGCGTATTGCTTTGCGCTGCCAGCTGGGCCGCGGGATGGACGGATCGCTCATTGCCGTGGCTCTGGAGCATGGCAGGCGCGGCGTGGGTATTGTGCGGTGCATGGCTTCTGCGGGCGGGTGTCGCCGGATGGCCGCGCATACCGCATGCCGTCCGCCTTGCCGGCGGGGTCATTGCGCTCTGGCTGGCTTGGCTGGCCGTCGTCCAGGCCAGAACCATCGGCATCAATTTCCTTCTTTCCGTGCTGGTCCTGGTCTGGGTGGCGGATGTCTTCGCGTATTTTGCCGGTCGCACCTTCGGATTGCGCTTCACACGGTCCAAGCTCGCGCCCTCCATCAGCCCTGGCAAAAGCTGGGAAGGGGTCTGGGGCGGCATGGCTGGCGTAGTAGTACTCGCCTTTGCATGGGCTGCGGCAGATTCCACCTGGCATGCGGCCGTGCCGAGCTTCTATACCCGGCTGGCGGCCCAGGGGTGGTGGCTGCTGGTCATCGGGGCTGTGTTCATGGCCTGCATGAGTGTCGTAGGCGACCTGGTCGAGTCGCTGGTCAAGCGCAGTGTCGGCGTCAAGGACAGCAGCAACCTGCTGCCCGGGCATGGCGGTGTTCTCGACCGTGTCGACGCGCTCTTGCCGACTTTGCCCCTGGCCATGATGCTCACCCATTTCGCTGCTCCATGA
- the ispC gene encoding 1-deoxy-D-xylulose-5-phosphate reductoisomerase: MKQRLTVLGSTGSIGTNTLDVVARHPDRYEVFALSAATQVDAMWAQCTRFRPRFAVMAGDGQARLLREKLVAHGLPTEVLDTPDALEIIAAHPEVDAVMAAIVGAAGLAPCLAAAKAGKRLLLANKEALVVGGDVFMAAVRDGGATLLPIDSEHSAIFQCLPEDPSTWSRRVDHILLTASGGPFRMREPDSLRDVTPEQACAHPNFSMGRKISVDSATMMNKALEVIEARWLFNLAPEQIQVVIHPQQIIHSMVQFKDASVLAQMGTPDMRVPIACGLAWPERIESGTPRLDFRSLAALTFEEADAVRFPGLHLSWQALRAAPGTTAVLNAANEVAVASFLERRIRFDQIHRLNLATLEAVSPSNPDSLGALLDLDAQARSVARHRAERLAA; this comes from the coding sequence ATGAAACAGCGCCTTACCGTTCTGGGCTCCACGGGCTCCATCGGAACCAATACCCTGGATGTCGTGGCCCGCCATCCGGATCGCTATGAGGTGTTCGCTCTCAGTGCAGCCACGCAGGTGGATGCGATGTGGGCGCAATGCACACGCTTCCGGCCGCGCTTCGCGGTGATGGCGGGAGACGGGCAGGCGCGTTTGCTGCGCGAAAAACTGGTGGCGCACGGCCTGCCCACCGAAGTGCTCGATACGCCGGATGCCCTGGAAATCATTGCCGCACACCCCGAAGTGGATGCGGTGATGGCGGCCATCGTCGGGGCGGCGGGGCTGGCCCCTTGCCTGGCCGCTGCGAAGGCTGGAAAACGCCTGCTGCTGGCCAACAAAGAGGCGCTTGTCGTCGGTGGAGACGTGTTCATGGCGGCGGTTCGGGACGGCGGCGCTACCTTGCTGCCCATCGATAGCGAGCATTCCGCCATCTTCCAGTGCCTCCCCGAGGATCCGTCCACCTGGTCGCGGCGCGTGGACCACATCCTGCTCACTGCGTCCGGCGGACCTTTCCGCATGCGCGAGCCGGACAGCCTGCGCGATGTGACGCCCGAACAGGCATGCGCCCACCCCAATTTCTCGATGGGGCGCAAGATTTCGGTCGATTCCGCGACCATGATGAACAAGGCGCTCGAAGTCATCGAAGCGCGCTGGCTCTTCAACCTCGCCCCAGAACAGATCCAGGTTGTCATCCATCCCCAGCAGATCATCCACTCGATGGTGCAGTTCAAGGACGCCTCCGTGTTGGCACAGATGGGTACGCCGGACATGCGCGTACCGATCGCCTGCGGCCTTGCCTGGCCGGAGCGCATCGAGAGCGGCACTCCCAGGCTGGACTTCCGCAGCCTTGCTGCGCTGACGTTCGAAGAGGCCGATGCCGTTCGCTTCCCCGGGTTGCACCTGTCCTGGCAGGCTTTGCGGGCGGCACCCGGTACCACCGCAGTCCTCAATGCAGCCAATGAAGTGGCTGTGGCATCGTTCCTTGAGCGCCGCATCCGCTTCGATCAGATCCATCGGCTCAACCTTGCAACTTTGGAGGCGGTCTCTCCCTCCAACCCGGATTCGCTCGGTGCATTGCTCGACCTGGATGCCCAGGCGCGTTCGGTAGCACGGCACCGGGCCGAGCGGCTCGCGGCCTGA